A DNA window from bacterium contains the following coding sequences:
- a CDS encoding DUF2283 domain-containing protein — protein sequence MNKPKMKYFKEEDILSLIISDEQEFNSIELSPNITAELNKNGELIGIEILDASSFIRDSILESAQAKILDFAKTA from the coding sequence ATGAATAAACCAAAAATGAAATATTTCAAAGAAGAAGATATCTTATCTCTCATTATTTCAGATGAACAAGAATTTAACAGTATTGAGTTAAGTCCTAATATTACAGCTGAGTTAAATAAAAATGGTGAATTAATAGGAATAGAGATACTAGATGCGAGTTCTTTTATTCGAGATTCCATTTTAGAGTCAGCTCAAGCGAAAATTTTAGATTTTGCAAAAACAGCATAA
- a CDS encoding GIY-YIG nuclease family protein, which yields MYYVYILKSKKDNKLYIGFTSNLKLRFE from the coding sequence ATGTATTATGTATATATTTTAAAAAGTAAAAAAGATAATAAATTGTATATTGGGTTTACGTCAAATTTAAAATTAAGATTTGAGTAG